The Methanomassiliicoccales archaeon DNA segment GTGACAACACCCGCATCGTCGTATTATTGTCCACAGCCCTGGTCCTCTTGGTGATATGCTCCATACTGATCGCCGTGGCCTCTACCGGAGTTCCAGGGGTCGGGAAAGCCACTGGTGCCAATGATACGGAAGCTAACAGCCTGGTTTCGGACAGGGTTCAGGAAGTGCAGTCCGCCCTGTACGTCGCCGTGATCATAGTGGTCTTTGTAGCAGGCATAGCCGGGTTCATGGCCCTCAGCATCCTTCACCCCCCAAAACAATCAGGAGCCTCGAGGGCGGAGGACTGGGAAAAATCAGATATCGAAGAGGAAGGGCGAACCGCTGACCAGGATTGACCCAGGTCTCACTTCATCTTGGCAGCCATGCTGACGGCCACCTTGAACTGATTAAGCATGCACGGTTCGACGTAATATCCTTTCATAGTGCGTAGCTCGCCGTACATATCCTCGGGGGACTTACCGACCAGCTCCTTAACCGATCTGATCCCCAGGATGTAAAGGGGTTCCGCCACCTTCTCCCCGACTATGGGGATGGTCCGCAGCTCCCGCAAGACCGCCTCTTTATCGTCCACGTCCATGGGTGATGGTTATGGCAGGGGCTAGAATATAATCATTTTCCAGTTCCCGATGTCCTCACGGACGTAGGTTCGAGGCCTTGCGGAGGATGCCGCGGACCGACTCAGACACCTGGCCCTCCTCCAATCCGCCGATGAACATATAGGCGAAGGTGAAGGCAAAATAGGGCGCGATGTAATGCCAGTCATAAGGCATTATGAGGATCAGCAGCACTAGGGCGAGGTCGCTGAAAGGACGGTAATGAAGGACGAATTCGGTCACCTTGCCGAAGTCCTTTCCGTGGGCGTAACCGTCGGCGATCTCGTCCACCGCTCCAGCCACCAGGAAGACCACGATGGGCAAGGGCGAGAGCTCAGCTCCCCAAATGATCGATCCGATGATGAAGGTCACCAGTCCGATGATGGTCCCGGACAGGAAGGCCACGTTATCGATCTTCTTGGTCAGTACCAGGCTTATGAGCATGGCCAGGAAGAAGGCGGTCGAGAAATCGCCGTCCACGATCATGCAGGCGCCCATCAGGACCCCGGAAGCGATGGCCAATATTTTGGCTATGGTTATGGACCCGATGCCCTCGTCATAGGCCTGGTCGATGTATTTTATGGCCCCGCCCAGGAAGGCATAGGAAGCGACCAAGAAAGCGAAATGGAGGACATTCAGCTCTCCCCCCGCTGCGATCATCTCGAACGTGTTGATACTCTCCTGATCATGAACCGATTGGGAAGGCATCAGCAATATTGGGTTAGATAAGCGTTTTGCCCCCGACGCCCCTCGATCTCGATGTTTTTCGGCAATTGACGATAAATATTATCGATAAAGCACTGCTGAAAAGGCATATTTCCCTCCGATTTCTAACATTGTCGATATTAGCTTCGTCCTCGAGATCCGGGCATTTCGAGTTAACAGCTTAAAAGTTAGATTTTGAACTATCTATATATTGATCATGATAATTGGGGCCTGGGACTCAAAAAGTACTTATATACTTCACGCGTATCTAAAATTCCGACCCCAGTAGGGACTGGAGGTGGTTTACCAATGGCAAAGAAGCCGGAGAAGAAGGCGGAGCCCAAGAAGAAGAAGTAAATTCTTCTTCTTTCTAAAGTGAACCCAACCTCGTCAGGGCAACTCGTCCTGACGGTCTTTCATTTTTATTCACCTGTTATAATCGTTTAAATATCGGCCTTTAATAAAATGCCTTGTGAAATGGCGCTCCCACCTGTCCATCGGCAAGGCCATAGCCGACAAAATTCATATTTCGGAGGGGGAGAGAAGAGCATTCCTGGACGGCATCGTCGAACCCGATCGTCATAAGGAACGGGCAGGTCATGGAGGCGGTTCCCGTCGCCTCAGCCATCACCGAGCGTCCGAACGGCTCATAATGCTCCATGTCTGGATGGCCAGACGGTCTTTCCTGAGGAAGGATTCCTACGAAGGCTACCGGCACCTGGGCATGGCTCTGCATTACATACAAGACCGGTCCGTCTCCAAAGGGTTATTAGGGATGACCCATGCAGCGCGCGAAGAGCGGTTGACGGAGCAGCCGGTCCCGATGGCAGCGATAGAAGACGGTCTGAAAAGGTACGTGGCCTCGCCGGATTTCATCCGTCGGTCCGTCTCCCTCACACGACCGAAGAAGGACGTATCCAAGATAATGCTCCAGGCCTCTTTCCGTTCAGCGGCCGTTACCGCTGCGGTTCTGGATGCCAGTAAAGTTTCAGGGGCCAAGAAGGAACATCGGCTTCTGCGCCGGAAGCACTCTCTCATATACCTGCCGATGGCCATAGGGTCCCTGGCGATAGGCGCCTCCGTTTCCTGGGTCTGGACCTCACCATTCCCGATACTGGCATCCCTCCCGTTCGTGGCCTTGGCCATATACCTGGACCAACCCTATCGCCGTTCGGCTCGCTTGGCCGAATGGAACGGAATAGGTAGACATTAAGTCCAGGCAAAGGAACCAATGGGGCGAGAAGGATGTTTGATGTGGGCCGGTTCGTGGACCGTTACACTTAAACTAGATATCGATGGCCTGGCCTTTGACCGGCAGCACCGTCCTCACCGGGCATAGGGAGGCGAAATTCTCGGGGTCCGCGCAATGCACTGGTATGACCACCTCGGGCGAGATCTGCTCCACCACGCGCCAGAGGTGCGGCAGCGACAAGTGCCCCGAGGAATGAAAGCCCTTCTCGAACTCCAACTCCCCGTCCTTCATCGCCAATCCCCGGCATCGGAAGCCGAACAGGTCTATCCAATTCATCAGCTTCTGCAGGTTGTCCACCTGTTTGAGGTCGTAGGCCTCGCTGTTGGAGTAAATGTAGGTCCCGCCCTTCCATTCCAGGTCCAGGAGCTTGGTCATGTCCCAGAAGGAGAAGCACAGCATGTACTCGTCCGGGCTCTTGGCTATGTCGTCGGGGTCGGCCACCTGCCAGCCCTTCTCCCGCAGCCCGTCCACCACGCCCAGGTCAGTCTCGCTGAGCGAGCGGTACACGTAAAGGTCGTCCTTGCGCACGTTGCCGTCGACCTTGGATATGCTCTCGAGGAAGGCCACGTCCTTGGAGGTGACCACCATCCTCTTGCCCGTGCTCCTGGCGATGGAGATGAACGTGTCCAGCCGCTCGAAGTTGTTGGCCGAGAAGTCGGCGATGGTCAATCCCTTCCCCTCCTCCACCGCCGCCCGGCAGCTCTCCCGCACCATCGATTCGGTGATCTCGGCGTCCTCCGCGGAGCGTCCTATGCGCGTGCCCTCGATCACCAGCGCTTTAGGGGAGAGCTCTCTGGCGGCGTCCGCGAAATGCGCGGTCATCTCGCCCCGCGAGCCGTGCATCCGGAGGTCCCCGGAATAGACCAGCCAATCGCTCTTCCCCCGGCGCACGGCGAAGGCAGTGGCGCCGTAGACCGAATGGTCGACCGGGAAGGCCCGGTATTCGATGCCGTTGATCGTTCCGTCGCCGCAGACCACCTCGGAGGCCGTGCCCTTCCTCCACTGTGGGTCGTCCTCGATGACCTCGCCGGTGAGGACCCACTTGCGCCCCTGCACCTCCTTGTCCTTGGTCCGAGGGGTGACCAGGACCCTCGATTCCCCCTCCATTTCTTCCCGCAGCACGTGGTCGAAGAGCTCGGTGGAGGCGTTGGCCTTCCCCAGCTCGCTGTAAGCCCTCAATATGGCGTAGGTCATGGGGCTGGCCACGATGGGGATGTCCCGGCGGAGGAAACCGACGTTCCCATAGTGATCGAAATGCGCGTGCGATAGGAAGAGTGCGTCCACCCTGACCGGGGTCATATCCGAGGGCGTCAGGTCGCCAGGGTAGAGGTCAGGTCGATAGCAGTCCAGGGCCGGGAGCATGCCCAGGCGTAGGTAATCCCGCAGCCCCCGGGCCGCCCGCGGCCTGATGAACTCGGCGCAGTACTTCTTGCCCACGTCGAACGGTTCGCCGAAATCGAAGAACAACCCGCGGTCGCCCAGGTCCACATGGACCTTGTTGCCGCCGATGACTCCAGCCCCGCCGTATACCGTGACCTTCATGTTCACATCTCACAATGCCTGGAAGGGATTTATCACTATGGCATGCATACTCACCAAGGTTCTACGGTCTCCGAAAACGACTGAAAGCGTAGCGGTCCGCCCAGTATCCAGATTGACCGATGCGAGACTCATTGGGAACTTGCGAAGGGAGCACACCATCCTCCCTATCCTCGATAACTCGTGGTCTGGCGGGTTCCTCATATTCTTTTTCACGGTACTGGTCTGGCAGATCATGTATCCTTAGCCAATACTCTCCAGCCAAGAGGAGCAAGAGAATGACAAGGACCAAACCTAACAGTGAGAGATAATAAAAGTAGCTCCAAGCCAGTAATGCGATCATGAATACTATGACTACGATGATCGCCTTACGCTTTCTAGACATCGATTAAGAAGGGACCATGGACATATTTGGATTATTTCTCGGCAAGCCCTTCCAAACGAATATATGATGCGAGTAAGTTAGACGTTCCATGGCAGCCAAGACCTTCGCTCAGAAGGTGCTATCCCGGGCCAGCGGAAAAGAGGCCTACCCAGGTGACATAGTCTCGGCCAAGATCGACCTGACCATGTCCCACGAGAACGCCGCCCTGGTCCTGAGGTCCTTCAAGGAGATGGGGGCCAAGCAGGTCTGGGACCCGGAAAAGGTCGTCCTGCTTTTCGACCACCGCATCCCGGCCAACACCACCAAGACCGCCGAGGGCCACCGATCCGTTCGTCAGTTCGTACGGCAGGAAGGCCTGCCCAACTTCTATGACCTGAGGGAAGGCATCTGCCATCAGGTGCTGCCGGAGAAGGGGCACGCCCTGCCTGGAAGGCTCATCGTCGGTACAGATTCCCACACCACCACCTACGGCGCTTTCGGCGCTTTCTCCACTGGGATAGGAGCCACGGAGATGGCCGCGGTATGGGCCACCGGTGAGCTGTGGATGAAGGTTCCGCACACGTTCAGGTTCCACCTCAACGGAAAGCTGGAAGGGCCGGTCTCGGCCAAGGATGTCATACTTCACCTCATCGGCAAGATGGGCGCGGACGGCTGCGATTACCGCTGCGCGGAGTTCACCGGTCCGGTGGTCGACGACATGTCCATGTCCGGCCGCATGACCATGTGCAACATGAGCATGGAGATGGGGGCCAAGGCAGGCGTGACCTTCCCGGACGCCAAGACCAAGGACTATCTCAAGGGCAGGACGGAAGTGCCCTGGCAGCCCGTGCTGACCGACGAGGGAGCGGAGGTGGAGAAGAACATCGACCTGGACCTGACCGGGCTTTCGCCGCAGGTAGCCTACCCGCATTCCGTGGACAATGTGAAGGCGGTGGAGGAGATGGCTGGCATCCCTGTCGACCAGGCCGTGATCGGCTCCTGCACCAACGGCCGGGCCGAGGACCTGCTGGCAGCCGAGAAGGTCCTGCACGGTCGCAAGATACCTGACACCGTCCGGCTGATAGTGGTCCCGGCGTCCCGCGAGGTGTACCTGTGGGCGGCGGACAGCGGGATACTGTCATCGTTGGTCAGGTCCGGGGCCATAGTCACCAATCCCGGCTGCGGGCCGTGCCTGGGCGCGCACCAGGGCCTGCTGGCCGCCGGGGAGAGATGCATCGCCACCACTAACCGCAACTTCAAGGGGAGGATGGGCTCCCCGGACTCCGAGGTCTACTTGGCCTCGCCAGCCACCGTAGCCGCTTCGGCTCTAAAAGGGGTCATAGCCGACCCCCGGGAGGCCTGAAGATGAGGGGCAAGGTCTGGAGGTACGGAGACCATATCAACACCGACGTGATCATCCCCGGGCGATACCTGGACGACTACGACCCGAAGAACCTGGCCAAGCACGCCCTGGAGGACCTGGACGTCACATTCGCCAAAGGGGTCGCTTACGGCGACATCATCGTGGCCGGGAGGAACTTCGGCTGCGGTTCCAGCCGAGAGCAGGCACCGCTAGCGCTGAAATACGCTGGAGTAGGCGCGGTGGTGGCACCAAGCTTCGCCCGCATATTCTATCGCAACGCCATCAACGTCGGCCTTCCGGTGATAGAATGCGACGCCACCGACATGTTCAACAAGGGCGATGTGGCGCTGATCAATCTGGAAAAGGGGATAATCGTCAACGAGTCCAACGGCCGCAAGGGCAGGTTCGAGCCCTTGCCGGAGTTCTTGTTGGTAATTCTCAAGGAAGGAGGGCTGGTTCCCTACATCGCCAAGAGGCTGCGATAGGGCAAGGTATATAAGTGGGGAAGGATTGCGGAAAAGTGGCAGCGTCCCATTCACCATCTGAAACACATCAAAAAACGTGTCTGGCATGCCCTGAGCAGGTCGTGAAAAAATTTATAAGCCCCTCGATAATATGGGGACACTCCCCCTTATGGTGAACTCATGAAGTATACAAGATTTGAAAAGGCGCGAATCATCGGTGCCAGGGCACTCCAGATATCCCTGGGTGCGCCTGTTCTTCTGGAGATTCCCGAAGGAATGATCGATCCGTTCGCCATTTCTCAGCTTGAGTTCGACAGGGGCGTTATCCCGATTACCGTAAAACGCGATATATGAGGTTGTTTAAATGAGCGACGAGTCCAAGACCGAGCTTCTCGTACCAGAGGACGTTTATCTGACCTCTGGTGTTCACATTGGCACCCAGCAGAAGAGTGCTGACATGAAGGGTTTCATCTTCAAGGTCAGGACCGACGGCCTTTACGTCATGGACGTAAAGCAGACCGACGTCCGCATCCGCGCCGCGGCCAAGTTCCTGGCCCGCTTCAAGACCGACCGTATATTGATCGTCTCTGCCAGGCAGTACGGGCAGAAGCCGGTCAGGATCATGTCCAAGGCCATCGGGGCCATGTACTTCGAGGAGAGGCTCATACCCGGATCCCTGACCAACCCAGTGCTTAACCGCTTCATCGAGCCAGATGTCATCGTGGTCACCGACCCCGCCGCCGACCAGCAGGCGGTCGCCGAGGCCCTGAACATCGGAATTCCGATCGTGGCCCTGTGCGACGCCAATAACGAGACGAGGAACGTCGACCTGGTCATACCGACCAACAACAAGGGCCGCCGCTCCCTGGCCTGCGTCTACTGGTTGCTGACCCGCGAGATCCTGAAGGAGCAGGGGAAGCTGACCCGGAACGAGGATTTCAAGCTGAACATCGACGACTTCGAAGCCAGCCTGTAAACCCCAACCCTTTTCAACTCCCTTTCCCTTATTTTCATTCATGGTACGCCGTGCGGCCGTGGCCGGACAGTTCTACTCCTCGTCCCGAGAGGCCCTGCTAAAAGAAGTGGAGGGGTGTTTCCTCTCTCCCCTTGGCCCCGGGCACATGCCGCAGGTCGTAAAGAAAGGGGAGCGCCGCTTGGTGGGCGCGGTGGCGCCCCACGCCGGTCTGGTGTTCTCCGGGCCAGTGGCCGCGCACGTCTACGCGGAGATGGCCAAGGACGGGATACCAGAGACCGTGGTGATCATCGGTCCCAACCACACGGGTTATGGGCGGGCGGTCTCAGCTTGCAGTGAGGATTTCGAGACCCCGTTAGGAACCGTTAAAGTGGATCGTGAGATAGTGGCTAGGCTCCGCGGCGTAGTGGAAATTGATCGTACGGCGCACCTGTACGAGCATAGCCTGGAAGTGCAATTGCCTTTCCTACAATACCTGTCCTCAGTGGTCAAGATCGTCCCGATTGTCATGGGGCAACAAGACCTAGTCATAGTCAGGGAGACGGCCAAGATTCTAAAGGAAGCTTGCCAGGGTAAGGACATACTTTTCTTGGCCTCATCTGATTTCTCGCATTACGTCTCCGCCGAGACGGCCAAGGAGAACGACGGCAAGGTGCTCGATCGCATCCTGGACCTTGATGCGGAAGGTGTGATGGAGGTGGTGGAAGCGGGCGACATCAGCATGTGCGGTCCGGGTCCTGTGGCTACCATGATGTTAGCATCCGGTGGAAGCAAAGCACGCCTGCTCCATTACGGCAATTCCGGGGACGTCCGCCCCATGGACCAGGTAGTGGGATACGCGGCTGTTGTCGTTGAAAAGTGAAAGTCAGGGCGTCCTTGAAATTGTAAATATATACTGGAAGGCATATATGCATCAACCCCTCCCAGAGGGGCACATGATGGAGACGATTGGAATGGATGGAACCAAGACTTGTCCTTACTGTGGTAAGTTGGCCTCGGCCGACGCCCAGTTCTGCCAAGGCTGCGGCCGAAGCATCAGCTCGCCTCAGCAGGGAGGATATGAACAGCCTCCTCAGAACTATCAACAGCCTCCCCAGCAGAACTACCAAGCGCCCCCACCCTACGGTATGCCAGCCTATGGAGCACCTCCGGTAGGCTACGGCTACGGTGGCGGAGCCAAGGGTCAGATCGCCGGGGCGGTCCAGAACCGCAATATTACTGATATAATAATGAGCGGAATATGGGCACTATGGCCAATAGTTTCTGTAATTTTAGCGGTAATAATCGGAATTGTAATTATTATTGCCTTCTGGGCCACAATGGATTTGGCTGGATTAGTCATTGGAGCCGTTGTTGCATTAGTGATTGGCATATTTTTATTAGCACTATTAAATTATAAATTATTGAAAAGGATGGACGAGCATCGGAAGAGGGAAACGGCTCTGCGCATGGGCATAATATCCTATCTCAAGGAAAAGGGGGCCGAGGCTCAGAGAGCTCAGCTTATCTCTAACGAGATCTCCGCTCTGGAGAGCATAAATCAAGAGGCGATGTATAAGGAAAAGGAGAGGACCCCGGTCCTGTGGACCATCATTAGTTTGATACCTCTGCTAAATCTGATAGTAATGTACTTCCTTGGCGAATACCCGTTCGACCACGACAAGAGATGGCACGCCTTTACCCAATACACTCAAGCGGCCTGCCAGAAGTTGGGCATAAATGTAATGACACCGTCTTGGAGCACCCTTAAAGAAAGACCCAATTTAATATTACTAATCGTAATATTAGTACTGTCTGTAATCACAATAACC contains these protein-coding regions:
- a CDS encoding DNA-directed RNA polymerase subunit K yields the protein MKYTRFEKARIIGARALQISLGAPVLLEIPEGMIDPFAISQLEFDRGVIPITVKRDI
- a CDS encoding 3-isopropylmalate dehydratase small subunit, coding for MRGKVWRYGDHINTDVIIPGRYLDDYDPKNLAKHALEDLDVTFAKGVAYGDIIVAGRNFGCGSSREQAPLALKYAGVGAVVAPSFARIFYRNAINVGLPVIECDATDMFNKGDVALINLEKGIIVNESNGRKGRFEPLPEFLLVILKEGGLVPYIAKRLR
- a CDS encoding winged helix-turn-helix domain-containing protein, which encodes MASDTRLKLLKALQGERRTLSQLAEHLDVDKAAVHRHLKKLEEGGLIKKDDDHGFIYYSLTWKARDLISPGDNTRIVVLLSTALVLLVICSILIAVASTGVPGVGKATGANDTEANSLVSDRVQEVQSALYVAVIIVVFVAGIAGFMALSILHPPKQSGASRAEDWEKSDIEEEGRTADQD
- the rpsB gene encoding 30S ribosomal protein S2 codes for the protein MSDESKTELLVPEDVYLTSGVHIGTQQKSADMKGFIFKVRTDGLYVMDVKQTDVRIRAAAKFLARFKTDRILIVSARQYGQKPVRIMSKAIGAMYFEERLIPGSLTNPVLNRFIEPDVIVVTDPAADQQAVAEALNIGIPIVALCDANNETRNVDLVIPTNNKGRRSLACVYWLLTREILKEQGKLTRNEDFKLNIDDFEASL
- the amrB gene encoding AmmeMemoRadiSam system protein B yields the protein MVRRAAVAGQFYSSSREALLKEVEGCFLSPLGPGHMPQVVKKGERRLVGAVAPHAGLVFSGPVAAHVYAEMAKDGIPETVVIIGPNHTGYGRAVSACSEDFETPLGTVKVDREIVARLRGVVEIDRTAHLYEHSLEVQLPFLQYLSSVVKIVPIVMGQQDLVIVRETAKILKEACQGKDILFLASSDFSHYVSAETAKENDGKVLDRILDLDAEGVMEVVEAGDISMCGPGPVATMMLASGGSKARLLHYGNSGDVRPMDQVVGYAAVVVEK
- a CDS encoding MBL fold metallo-hydrolase, which codes for MKVTVYGGAGVIGGNKVHVDLGDRGLFFDFGEPFDVGKKYCAEFIRPRAARGLRDYLRLGMLPALDCYRPDLYPGDLTPSDMTPVRVDALFLSHAHFDHYGNVGFLRRDIPIVASPMTYAILRAYSELGKANASTELFDHVLREEMEGESRVLVTPRTKDKEVQGRKWVLTGEVIEDDPQWRKGTASEVVCGDGTINGIEYRAFPVDHSVYGATAFAVRRGKSDWLVYSGDLRMHGSRGEMTAHFADAARELSPKALVIEGTRIGRSAEDAEITESMVRESCRAAVEEGKGLTIADFSANNFERLDTFISIARSTGKRMVVTSKDVAFLESISKVDGNVRKDDLYVYRSLSETDLGVVDGLREKGWQVADPDDIAKSPDEYMLCFSFWDMTKLLDLEWKGGTYIYSNSEAYDLKQVDNLQKLMNWIDLFGFRCRGLAMKDGELEFEKGFHSSGHLSLPHLWRVVEQISPEVVIPVHCADPENFASLCPVRTVLPVKGQAIDI
- a CDS encoding zinc ribbon domain-containing protein codes for the protein MDGTKTCPYCGKLASADAQFCQGCGRSISSPQQGGYEQPPQNYQQPPQQNYQAPPPYGMPAYGAPPVGYGYGGGAKGQIAGAVQNRNITDIIMSGIWALWPIVSVILAVIIGIVIIIAFWATMDLAGLVIGAVVALVIGIFLLALLNYKLLKRMDEHRKRETALRMGIISYLKEKGAEAQRAQLISNEISALESINQEAMYKEKERTPVLWTIISLIPLLNLIVMYFLGEYPFDHDKRWHAFTQYTQAACQKLGINVMTPSWSTLKERPNLILLIVILVLSVITITAPVALIVILYWYYIIIKDLNDHFTAQWQFEDQLMAQLR
- a CDS encoding 3-isopropylmalate dehydratase large subunit, with the protein product MAAKTFAQKVLSRASGKEAYPGDIVSAKIDLTMSHENAALVLRSFKEMGAKQVWDPEKVVLLFDHRIPANTTKTAEGHRSVRQFVRQEGLPNFYDLREGICHQVLPEKGHALPGRLIVGTDSHTTTYGAFGAFSTGIGATEMAAVWATGELWMKVPHTFRFHLNGKLEGPVSAKDVILHLIGKMGADGCDYRCAEFTGPVVDDMSMSGRMTMCNMSMEMGAKAGVTFPDAKTKDYLKGRTEVPWQPVLTDEGAEVEKNIDLDLTGLSPQVAYPHSVDNVKAVEEMAGIPVDQAVIGSCTNGRAEDLLAAEKVLHGRKIPDTVRLIVVPASREVYLWAADSGILSSLVRSGAIVTNPGCGPCLGAHQGLLAAGERCIATTNRNFKGRMGSPDSEVYLASPATVAASALKGVIADPREA